A genome region from Salvelinus alpinus chromosome 26, SLU_Salpinus.1, whole genome shotgun sequence includes the following:
- the tnfrsf11b gene encoding tumor necrosis factor receptor superfamily member 6B, which produces MMLFFTVMLVSADASMALHAQTFKKDDPYSGRSLVCDRCPPGTYLRAPCSATRKSDCAKCPKGAYTEFWNHISMCLRCSMCAENQVVKQECSPSNNCECECKEGYYFNKRYEACNKHKECPPGYGANNTGTPQQDTECVQCQPGFYSNVSSAKAICVAHSNCEAGGLRVVLKGRGWHDTLCASCDDLKTRDGAGYLQEILPAFFTQLHQKMGIKRIRRLAMRLPQEGGKKPLRGTVMKLSRRGLNDFMNSWDQGAGKDQVRKLPEMLRKTGAHNAADKLELKLKYIDQQFKLCEGLVEVA; this is translated from the exons ATGATG CTCTTTTTTACGGTGATGCTAGTCAGTGCTGATGCCAGTATGGCACTTCACGCCCAAACTTTCAAAAAAGATGATCCGTACTCCGGTCGTTCGTTAGTGTGTGATCGCTGTCCACCTGGAACGTACCTCCGCGCGCCCTGCAGTGCCACCCGAAAGAGCGACTGTGCGAAATGTCCCAAAGGGGCATACACAGAATTTTGGAACCACATCTCCATGTGCCTGCGCTGCAGCATGTGCGCCGAGAACCAGGTTGTCAAGCAGGAGTGTTCTCCATCCAACAACTGCGAGTGCGAGTGCAAGGAGGGTTACTACTTCAACAAGAGATACGAAGCATGCAACAAACATAAAGAATGCCCCCCTGGTTATGGAGCGAATAATACAG GTACACCACAACAAGATACAGAATGTGTGCAGTGTCAACCCGGATTCTATTCTAACGTTTCCTCGGCAAAAGCAATCTGTGTTGCCCACTCAAACTGCGAAGCTGGTGGACTGCGCGTGGTGCTGAAAGGCAGGGGCTGGCACGATACACTGTGTGCCTCATGTGATGACCTCAAAACTCGTG ATGGAGCTGGATATCTGCAGGAAATCCTTCCTGCGTTCTTCACTCAACTTCACCAGAAGATGGGCATTAAGAGAATACGTCGGTTAGCGATGAGGCTGCCACAAGAGGGAGGCAAGAAACCGCTCCGAGGAACAGTCATGAAACTTTCTAGGAGGGGTCTTAATGACTTTATGAACAGTTGGGACCAAGGTGCAGGGAAAGACCAAGTTAGGAAACTTCCAGAGATGTTAAGGAAGACAGGGGCCCACAATGCAGCAGACAAACTAGAGCTTAAACTGAAATATATAGACCAACAATTCAAACTCTGTGAAGGGTTAGTTGAAGTAgcctaa